The following are from one region of the Carnobacterium gallinarum DSM 4847 genome:
- a CDS encoding prenyltransferase/squalene oxidase repeat-containing protein translates to MKQKLMTIFATITLMVNLVAAPVSAAYAATLDEAIDGATAKMLSDGAISSDWEALAVARSNTPASKELRQDYYNQIVTYLNTTDRLSATDYERTIIGVVSVGGDPTNIPEANEHKNLVEELYRMNVINNGTNAIIYGLLALQTKEYDVPADAVFSIEELVVKLVSLQKSDGGWALFGSASDIDITGMAMSALAKYQDLPGVMDAIDDSINYLSTVQLDSGGFKGWSNENSNSIAQAIMGITMTENDPTDPRFTKSHNAIEALMTYRVDDGGFKWLLTDTGSNGMALEQASYALAQYKMYDQGAEFISIYDFVNNPVPQLVDVPIVPDPDPDPNPNPNPDPMPDPDPIPDPKPDPTPTPDPKPIPNPDPDPNPNPVISEKPVITEPTVVKETNKSDSDNGNQTNYPKVAVSESKVFPKTGETNEFGTAITLIGFSAVLVGLFPWYGMKKKKINQV, encoded by the coding sequence ATGAAACAAAAATTGATGACGATTTTTGCGACAATCACGTTAATGGTTAATTTGGTGGCAGCCCCTGTAAGTGCAGCTTATGCAGCAACATTAGACGAAGCAATTGATGGAGCAACTGCAAAAATGTTATCGGATGGAGCTATTAGCTCTGACTGGGAAGCTCTTGCTGTCGCTAGATCAAATACACCCGCAAGTAAAGAATTGCGTCAAGACTATTATAATCAAATCGTCACATATTTGAATACGACGGATCGTCTTTCAGCAACAGATTATGAGCGAACAATTATTGGTGTAGTATCTGTTGGTGGAGATCCAACAAATATTCCTGAAGCCAATGAACATAAGAATTTGGTTGAAGAGTTGTACCGTATGAACGTAATAAACAACGGTACAAATGCAATCATATATGGTCTTTTAGCTTTACAAACAAAAGAGTATGATGTCCCAGCTGATGCGGTTTTTTCTATTGAAGAGTTAGTTGTAAAATTAGTTAGCTTACAAAAATCAGATGGCGGTTGGGCTCTTTTTGGTTCAGCAAGTGATATTGATATTACTGGAATGGCTATGTCTGCCTTAGCAAAATATCAAGATTTGCCAGGAGTTATGGATGCGATAGATGATAGTATCAATTATTTATCTACTGTTCAGTTAGATTCAGGTGGTTTTAAAGGCTGGTCGAACGAGAACTCAAATTCAATTGCGCAAGCGATTATGGGAATAACAATGACTGAAAATGATCCAACTGATCCAAGATTTACGAAAAGTCACAATGCAATTGAGGCTTTAATGACGTATCGTGTTGATGATGGTGGATTTAAATGGTTATTAACGGATACAGGAAGTAATGGAATGGCTTTAGAACAAGCTTCATATGCTTTAGCACAATATAAAATGTATGATCAAGGTGCAGAATTTATTTCTATTTATGACTTTGTGAATAATCCAGTGCCACAATTAGTAGATGTGCCTATTGTGCCGGATCCAGACCCAGATCCGAATCCAAATCCAAATCCAGACCCGATGCCGGACCCAGATCCGATACCAGATCCAAAGCCGGACCCAACACCAACACCAGATCCAAAACCTATACCAAATCCAGACCCAGACCCGAATCCGAATCCAGTAATATCGGAAAAGCCAGTGATTACTGAACCGACTGTTGTGAAGGAGACAAATAAATCCGATTCAGATAATGGAAATCAAACAAATTATCCAAAAGTAGCAGTGAGTGAGTCAAAGGTTTTCCCAAAAACAGGTGAAACGAACGAGTTTGGTACAGCGATTACTTTGATTGGATTTAGCGCTGTTTTAGTTGGTTTATTTCCTTGGTATGGTATGAAAAAGAAAAAAATTAATCAAGTTTAA
- the bglX gene encoding beta-glucosidase BglX, giving the protein MRAVELQDLLAKMTRQEKINQLLQLAAGFYIDLDAVTGPIEEMGLTEEMIDNAGTVLGISGAADVIQTQKKYLAKNRLGIPLIFMADVIHGYKTIFPIPLALGSSWNTALAEETARISALESAVSGLHVTFSPMVDLVRDPRWGRVMESTGEDAFLNAELAKAFVRGYQGTDLTLDVERVAACVKHFAAYGAPVAGREYNTVNMSERQLREAYLPGYQAALNEGAKLVMTAFNTVDGVPATANQWLMRDLLRKEWNFDGVLISDWGAVKELVPHGVASDEKEAAILALKAGVDIEMMTMCYLNHLEDALEAGEIAENLVDEAVLRILNLKNDLGLFENPYRGADVQREQELVLSDAHRESARKAAEESIVLLKNSGILPLASQQKIALIGPGAESKDILGAWSWQGESEKAISLAEGLRKYVPVEQLMIAKGCEVLTAGSQTEVAEALEIAEAADVIILALGENSDMSGEAASRSDIHLPQVQLDLFKQLKKLGKPIVVTLFNGRPLDISELSQSTEVAAIVEAWFPGTEGGNALANILMGAINPSAKLSMSFPYNVGQVPVYYNPDNTGRPEVGRSADEKYVSKYLDIPNEALYPFGFGLSYTSFSYSDLQISTTKLTPSETLKIHVTVKNTGNIIGKEIVQLYIRDVVGEVVRPVKELKGYQKIELAANEEQVITFTLSENELCYVHQDLSFKSDTGEFHVMVGPSSHDDGLLKTSFTFIN; this is encoded by the coding sequence ATGAGAGCAGTAGAATTGCAAGACTTACTAGCAAAAATGACCCGTCAAGAAAAGATTAATCAGCTATTGCAGCTAGCAGCGGGATTTTATATTGATTTGGATGCAGTAACTGGACCAATCGAAGAGATGGGCTTAACAGAAGAAATGATTGATAATGCTGGAACAGTTCTAGGGATTTCTGGAGCAGCAGATGTGATTCAGACACAAAAAAAGTATCTAGCTAAAAACCGTTTGGGAATTCCGTTAATTTTTATGGCAGATGTAATTCATGGCTATAAAACAATTTTCCCTATTCCTTTAGCTTTAGGAAGTTCGTGGAATACAGCATTGGCTGAGGAAACAGCTAGAATTTCAGCTTTGGAATCAGCAGTTTCAGGATTACATGTGACATTTTCACCAATGGTTGATTTAGTTCGTGATCCACGCTGGGGACGCGTAATGGAGTCTACTGGTGAGGATGCTTTTCTAAATGCAGAGTTGGCAAAAGCTTTTGTTCGTGGGTATCAAGGGACTGATTTGACCCTAGATGTGGAACGAGTTGCAGCATGTGTGAAACATTTTGCGGCATATGGCGCACCAGTTGCGGGACGAGAATACAACACGGTGAATATGTCAGAACGCCAACTACGTGAGGCCTATCTTCCTGGTTATCAAGCGGCCTTAAATGAAGGTGCGAAGCTAGTGATGACAGCCTTTAATACAGTAGATGGTGTTCCTGCGACAGCCAATCAATGGCTAATGCGTGATTTGTTAAGAAAAGAATGGAACTTTGATGGTGTCTTAATCTCAGACTGGGGTGCAGTGAAAGAGCTAGTTCCTCATGGCGTTGCAAGTGATGAGAAAGAAGCGGCGATACTGGCTTTAAAAGCGGGTGTTGATATTGAAATGATGACGATGTGTTATCTGAATCATTTGGAAGATGCACTTGAAGCCGGTGAGATTGCAGAAAACTTAGTAGATGAAGCGGTTCTACGAATTTTGAATTTAAAAAATGACTTAGGTTTGTTTGAAAATCCTTATCGTGGAGCAGACGTGCAGCGAGAACAGGAGTTGGTTTTAAGTGACGCCCATCGTGAAAGTGCTAGAAAGGCAGCAGAAGAATCCATTGTCTTGCTGAAAAATTCGGGAATCTTGCCTCTGGCATCGCAGCAAAAAATTGCGTTAATCGGACCAGGAGCTGAATCAAAGGATATTTTAGGTGCTTGGTCATGGCAAGGTGAGTCTGAAAAAGCGATTTCTTTAGCAGAAGGTTTAAGAAAATATGTACCAGTTGAACAGTTGATGATTGCTAAAGGATGCGAGGTATTAACTGCAGGAAGTCAGACAGAAGTAGCGGAGGCACTTGAAATAGCGGAAGCTGCAGATGTGATCATTCTAGCGCTAGGGGAAAATTCAGATATGAGTGGTGAGGCAGCGAGCCGTAGCGATATTCATTTGCCACAAGTTCAGTTAGATTTATTTAAGCAACTGAAAAAATTAGGAAAGCCAATTGTTGTGACGTTATTTAATGGTCGCCCACTAGATATTAGCGAACTTAGTCAGTCAACAGAAGTAGCGGCGATTGTAGAAGCTTGGTTCCCTGGAACAGAGGGAGGGAATGCACTAGCCAATATTTTAATGGGAGCAATCAACCCTTCTGCCAAATTAAGCATGTCGTTTCCTTACAATGTTGGACAAGTGCCAGTTTACTACAATCCTGATAACACCGGACGTCCAGAAGTAGGTCGTTCAGCAGATGAAAAATATGTATCTAAGTATCTAGACATTCCTAATGAGGCTTTGTATCCATTTGGTTTTGGCTTAAGTTATACAAGTTTTTCGTATTCAGATTTACAGATTTCAACAACAAAATTAACACCATCTGAAACTTTGAAGATTCACGTAACAGTTAAAAATACAGGAAATATAATAGGAAAAGAAATTGTTCAACTTTATATTCGTGATGTAGTTGGAGAAGTTGTTCGACCGGTAAAAGAGTTAAAAGGCTATCAAAAAATTGAGCTAGCTGCAAATGAAGAACAAGTGATTACTTTTACGTTATCAGAAAATGAATTGTGTTACGTTCATCAAGATCTCAGTTTTAAGAGCGATACAGGTGAGTTCCATGTAATGGTGGGTCCAAGTAGTCACGATGATGGGTTATTAAAAACTAGTTTTACATTCATAAATTAA
- a CDS encoding alpha/beta hydrolase, protein MAVLSSSFSSKVLDIRTSFHVILPEEFEGRLPVLYLLHGLSDDDTSWLQNSSIARYANKMAIAIVMPQVQRSFYADMVEGGAYWTFLSEELPALIQRWFPISQKKEETFVAGLSMGGYGALKWGLNYPEKFAGIASISGAVDLVGLWKDDASRNREFTRIFGSLEELEGSQSDLVYLMNQVKGQSNVPEILQICGREDFLYHYNVKFSKQLADLDFDSSWIEAQGTHNWEFWDYYIQTVLEWIETKLKK, encoded by the coding sequence GTGGCAGTTCTTTCAAGCAGTTTTTCGTCAAAAGTATTGGATATTCGGACATCATTTCATGTTATTTTACCGGAGGAATTTGAAGGCCGTTTGCCTGTATTGTATTTATTGCATGGTTTATCTGACGATGATACCTCTTGGTTACAAAATAGTTCGATTGCTCGCTATGCAAATAAAATGGCTATCGCAATTGTTATGCCGCAAGTTCAGCGTAGTTTTTATGCAGATATGGTAGAGGGTGGAGCTTATTGGACCTTTTTATCAGAGGAGTTGCCAGCATTAATTCAGCGTTGGTTTCCAATCTCACAAAAGAAAGAAGAAACGTTTGTAGCAGGTTTGTCGATGGGCGGTTATGGTGCGTTAAAATGGGGGCTGAATTATCCCGAGAAATTTGCTGGGATTGCCTCAATCTCTGGCGCAGTTGATTTGGTAGGACTATGGAAAGATGATGCTAGTCGTAACCGAGAGTTTACAAGGATTTTCGGTTCATTGGAAGAATTGGAAGGCAGTCAGAGTGACTTAGTTTATTTAATGAATCAAGTGAAGGGACAATCGAATGTTCCAGAAATTCTTCAAATCTGCGGAAGGGAAGATTTTCTTTATCACTATAATGTGAAATTTTCTAAGCAGTTAGCGGATTTAGATTTTGACTCTAGTTGGATTGAAGCACAGGGAACTCATAATTGGGAGTTCTGGGATTATTATATTCAAACGGTTTTAGAGTGGATTGAAACGAAATTAAAAAAGTGA
- a CDS encoding LacI family DNA-binding transcriptional regulator, with protein sequence MVGIKDIAKKAGVSISTVSYALNGSPKVTEATRKRITAIADELHYVPNMAARTLKRQQTNIIGVYLTNYGGSFYGQLLEGVMDTLFAKGYEMIVCCGDKSHLFLPERMIDGAIILDSTFSDEEIMRYAKRGHQIVVLDRELPHKNIRKVLLDNKAGATLAIDYLKYKSQRPFYLLTGPVDSHDSRERQKACELELERENTPYKIIQGDFTEQAGQLAAAKIHAEYQEPVAVFSLNDEMAIGMYKYFAKTDLSIGKEIDLVGFDHTTVSEFLTPSLATIEYSKHKWGSVAASKLLDLIHGEPTEDELIYTSLIRGDSVSSNTI encoded by the coding sequence ATGGTAGGAATTAAGGACATTGCGAAAAAAGCGGGTGTGTCGATATCAACAGTCTCGTATGCTTTAAATGGCAGTCCTAAAGTCACAGAAGCAACGAGAAAAAGAATCACAGCCATTGCTGATGAGCTTCATTATGTGCCAAACATGGCAGCTCGTACCTTAAAAAGGCAACAGACGAACATCATTGGCGTTTATTTAACGAATTATGGCGGTTCGTTTTATGGGCAATTATTAGAAGGTGTTATGGATACTTTATTTGCAAAAGGATATGAAATGATTGTCTGTTGTGGCGATAAATCTCATCTATTTTTGCCAGAGCGCATGATTGATGGAGCAATTATTTTAGATTCGACCTTTTCTGATGAAGAGATTATGCGTTATGCTAAACGAGGACATCAGATTGTTGTGCTGGATCGTGAATTGCCACACAAAAACATTCGGAAAGTTCTGTTAGATAATAAAGCTGGTGCGACATTGGCGATTGATTATTTAAAATACAAAAGTCAAAGACCTTTTTATTTGTTGACTGGACCGGTGGATTCTCACGATAGTCGGGAGCGTCAAAAAGCTTGTGAGCTGGAATTGGAACGTGAAAATACGCCTTACAAGATTATTCAAGGAGATTTCACGGAACAAGCTGGGCAGTTAGCAGCAGCTAAAATACATGCAGAATATCAAGAGCCAGTAGCGGTTTTTTCATTAAATGATGAAATGGCCATTGGAATGTATAAATATTTTGCTAAAACTGATTTATCAATTGGAAAAGAAATTGATTTAGTCGGATTTGACCATACGACGGTTAGTGAGTTTTTAACACCTAGTCTGGCCACGATTGAATATTCTAAACACAAATGGGGTTCAGTTGCAGCCAGTAAGTTATTAGATTTAATCCATGGAGAACCAACTGAGGATGAGTTGATATATACAAGTTTGATTCGTGGCGATTCCGTTTCATCGAATACAATTTAG
- a CDS encoding DUF4430 domain-containing protein — protein MKKRKIQIAVISLLTVLTFGGAFLNSKFAQVATSNTSETKTQAEKKVVKAEPKIDSKKIDKVEKEQEKVSGSLEKKSESLAESSKEVATETQLTQQDKDKATSSTTEASQDNQNQATTVTPNSDMPQRPVVEAKDEPTVPPSTPAQPEAPQPEPEVKPTPEPKKEVRFSIRGTVANSSSYVVSSQQVTISEGQSVMDILSKYCRDNGIQVGIRGGSYVAGINNLYEFDKGAESGWLYRVNGVFPSYGAAQYSVQVGDSIDWLYTENMGKDVGAPQV, from the coding sequence GTGAAAAAACGGAAAATTCAGATAGCAGTTATTTCATTATTAACAGTACTCACTTTTGGTGGTGCATTTTTAAATAGTAAATTTGCGCAAGTAGCGACGTCTAATACTAGTGAAACCAAAACTCAGGCAGAGAAAAAAGTAGTTAAAGCAGAGCCAAAGATAGATTCTAAAAAAATAGATAAAGTAGAAAAAGAACAGGAAAAAGTAAGTGGAAGTTTAGAAAAAAAGAGTGAGAGTCTTGCAGAAAGCTCTAAAGAAGTAGCCACAGAAACTCAATTAACACAGCAAGATAAGGATAAGGCGACTTCAAGTACGACCGAAGCGAGTCAGGATAATCAGAATCAAGCAACGACTGTGACACCTAATAGTGATATGCCACAGCGTCCAGTGGTAGAAGCAAAAGATGAGCCAACTGTACCGCCAAGTACACCAGCTCAACCAGAAGCACCTCAACCAGAGCCAGAAGTTAAACCAACACCGGAGCCTAAAAAGGAAGTCCGTTTCTCCATTAGAGGAACCGTAGCTAATTCAAGTAGTTACGTGGTTAGTTCACAGCAAGTGACAATCAGTGAAGGCCAAAGCGTCATGGATATTCTATCTAAATATTGTCGGGATAACGGGATTCAAGTAGGAATTCGTGGAGGCTCATATGTGGCTGGAATTAACAATTTGTATGAATTTGATAAGGGAGCGGAAAGTGGTTGGCTATACCGGGTGAATGGTGTCTTTCCAAGTTACGGAGCTGCTCAGTATTCAGTGCAAGTTGGAGATAGTATTGACTGGTTGTACACCGAAAATATGGGGAAAGATGTGGGAGCGCCGCAGGTATAA
- a CDS encoding GH36-type glycosyl hydrolase domain-containing protein, translating into MGNTQNYIQLQAGKTAFRFLKSGDIFDITHGETMYNQVQTNILDGSMNNLYLRVFNADGIRYFPLLGIASTSTFYTGSNQNQLKWLGEVAGVSYTVIFSLATEGIWFWSIELSGAGLLVDVIYGQDVGLAGIGALQSNEAYVGQYIDHAVFEDAVKGFVVCSRQNQPQANNQFPYLQQGSLTKAQGYSTDGFQFFGLSYKESNQPAILSQLTLANEVYQYEMAYTALQSGKIQLTEEQPQQIVFYGLAQENHPTALTEIDYQMEVDDAWEQLQLENPPIFSQQPLIKKAAQFGKVLQTEAFTEKDIRRYFPNRQEEEYSENQLLSFFTDGQAHVVLKEKEQLVERPHGHILFSGAHLKINEEILTTTSYMYGLFNAQVVLGNTSMNKLMSNARNALNVLKTSGQRIYVELDGKYQLLAMPAAFEMGFNYGKWYYKLQDDMLIVTNYTTVDAPKIQLDVVSESGKSYRYLVTNQITMNENEYKVPFKLTREGNLLTVKAEKDSTMAEKYPDLTYYLEVVQADFQLQEDAFFLETDEIDASESLVILEIAATTSFGIKIQGTTTGEAYDATMESFMAAVDRYTQHLGEVMNYFELYHENPEIQREVARLNTLAWWYTHNMLVHYLVPHGLEQYGGAAWGTRDVSQGPVEYFFATNQTEVVKEIIQTLFANQFENDGNWPQWFMFDRYEEVKAEESHGDIIVWPLKVVGDYLKRTNDFSILADQIPYADRETNQKTTYTASLLEHLRKEIDYIRTNFLVGTYLSCYGDGDWDDTLQPYDSNLKKNMASSWTVALTYQVLKQLAEVLQEVVPDLAEELTHLVAGIEKDFKKYMLATDVIPGFVYMENPTEVELMIHPTDTKTGIQYRLLPMTRSMIGELLTPEEADAHYQVIQKELYHPDGVRLMNRPATYHGGVSTNFKRGEQAANFGREVGLQYVHAHIRFIEAMAKLGKGDEVWRGLSIVNPVQIRDVVPNAKFRQSNAYFSSSDGDFRDRYQAQERFGQLKTGEVAVKGGWRIYSSGPGIYMNQLISNGLGIRQDATHVIFDPIMTTEMDGLIFHYHLLGQPVEIHYHVNEQVQRKVQINGIEIPVELGKNRYREGASMIEHNLVEAALKQGNRIDIYV; encoded by the coding sequence ATGGGAAATACGCAGAATTATATCCAATTACAAGCTGGTAAAACAGCATTTAGATTTTTAAAAAGTGGGGATATTTTTGATATCACTCATGGCGAAACAATGTACAACCAAGTCCAAACCAATATTCTTGATGGTTCTATGAATAATTTGTATTTGCGAGTGTTTAACGCAGATGGAATTCGTTATTTTCCTTTACTGGGGATAGCTTCTACGAGTACCTTTTACACGGGAAGCAATCAGAATCAGTTGAAGTGGTTAGGTGAAGTGGCAGGCGTATCTTATACAGTAATCTTTAGTTTGGCAACAGAAGGTATTTGGTTTTGGTCAATTGAATTAAGTGGCGCGGGTCTCCTAGTTGATGTTATTTATGGACAAGATGTTGGGCTAGCTGGAATTGGTGCGCTACAATCAAATGAAGCCTACGTGGGACAATATATCGATCACGCAGTATTTGAAGATGCTGTGAAAGGTTTTGTCGTCTGTTCAAGGCAGAATCAACCACAAGCAAACAATCAATTTCCTTATTTACAGCAAGGGAGTTTAACTAAAGCACAGGGTTATTCTACTGATGGATTTCAATTTTTTGGCTTGTCTTATAAAGAAAGCAACCAGCCAGCAATATTAAGTCAACTGACTTTAGCCAATGAAGTTTACCAATATGAAATGGCATACACGGCATTGCAATCTGGAAAAATTCAGTTGACAGAGGAACAGCCGCAACAAATAGTCTTTTATGGACTGGCACAAGAAAATCATCCAACAGCGCTGACAGAAATTGACTATCAAATGGAAGTGGATGACGCATGGGAACAGTTACAACTTGAAAATCCACCGATATTCAGTCAACAGCCACTTATCAAAAAAGCCGCGCAATTTGGTAAGGTGCTGCAAACCGAAGCCTTTACAGAAAAAGACATTCGACGTTATTTTCCAAATCGACAGGAAGAGGAATATAGTGAAAATCAATTGTTATCTTTTTTTACAGATGGACAAGCCCATGTTGTCTTGAAAGAAAAAGAACAACTTGTGGAACGTCCTCATGGACATATTTTATTTAGCGGGGCGCATTTAAAGATAAACGAAGAAATCTTAACGACAACCTCTTATATGTATGGTTTGTTTAATGCGCAAGTGGTTTTAGGCAATACTTCGATGAATAAGCTAATGAGTAATGCTCGGAATGCATTAAATGTGTTGAAGACTTCAGGACAACGGATTTATGTAGAATTAGATGGAAAGTATCAACTATTGGCGATGCCTGCTGCATTTGAAATGGGCTTTAACTATGGAAAATGGTATTACAAATTACAAGACGATATGTTAATCGTGACGAATTATACGACTGTTGATGCACCGAAAATTCAGTTAGACGTAGTTAGCGAAAGTGGAAAATCCTATCGCTATCTAGTTACCAATCAAATTACAATGAATGAAAATGAATATAAAGTACCATTCAAATTAACGAGAGAAGGGAATCTGCTGACAGTTAAAGCTGAAAAAGATTCGACAATGGCAGAAAAATATCCTGATTTAACCTATTATTTAGAAGTCGTACAAGCAGATTTTCAGTTGCAGGAAGATGCCTTCTTTTTGGAAACGGATGAGATAGATGCTTCAGAATCATTAGTGATTTTAGAAATCGCAGCAACGACCTCTTTCGGAATTAAGATTCAAGGAACAACGACGGGTGAGGCTTATGATGCAACAATGGAGTCATTTATGGCAGCAGTAGATCGCTACACACAGCATCTAGGAGAAGTGATGAATTACTTTGAACTGTACCATGAAAACCCTGAGATTCAACGTGAAGTTGCTCGTTTAAATACACTTGCCTGGTGGTACACTCATAATATGCTGGTTCATTATCTAGTTCCTCATGGTTTAGAGCAGTATGGTGGTGCCGCTTGGGGAACTAGAGATGTCTCCCAAGGTCCAGTGGAGTATTTCTTTGCGACCAATCAAACTGAAGTCGTAAAAGAGATTATTCAAACTTTATTTGCGAATCAATTTGAAAATGATGGCAATTGGCCTCAATGGTTTATGTTTGATCGTTACGAAGAAGTGAAGGCGGAGGAAAGTCATGGAGATATCATTGTTTGGCCTTTGAAAGTGGTTGGGGATTATTTGAAACGAACCAATGATTTTTCCATTTTGGCAGACCAGATTCCTTATGCGGATCGCGAAACGAATCAAAAGACAACGTATACAGCTTCATTATTGGAGCATCTTAGAAAAGAAATCGACTATATTCGTACTAATTTCTTAGTAGGCACGTATTTATCTTGCTATGGAGATGGGGATTGGGATGATACGTTACAGCCTTATGATAGTAATTTGAAAAAGAATATGGCAAGTAGTTGGACAGTAGCGTTGACGTATCAGGTCTTGAAACAATTAGCGGAAGTTTTGCAAGAAGTGGTGCCAGATTTAGCAGAGGAATTAACTCATTTAGTAGCTGGAATTGAAAAAGACTTTAAAAAATACATGCTAGCAACGGATGTCATTCCCGGCTTTGTTTATATGGAGAATCCAACAGAAGTTGAATTAATGATTCATCCGACTGATACAAAAACAGGGATTCAATATCGTTTATTGCCAATGACGCGAAGTATGATTGGTGAGTTGTTAACGCCTGAAGAAGCAGATGCTCATTATCAAGTGATTCAAAAAGAGCTATATCATCCAGACGGTGTGCGTTTAATGAATCGTCCAGCAACGTACCATGGAGGCGTTAGTACGAACTTTAAGCGCGGGGAACAGGCGGCTAACTTTGGTCGTGAAGTTGGCTTGCAGTATGTTCATGCTCATATTCGTTTTATTGAAGCAATGGCTAAATTAGGCAAAGGTGATGAAGTTTGGCGTGGTTTGTCGATTGTGAACCCCGTGCAAATCCGGGATGTAGTTCCTAACGCGAAGTTTAGACAAAGCAATGCTTACTTTAGTAGCTCAGATGGGGACTTTAGAGATCGCTATCAAGCGCAAGAAAGATTCGGGCAATTAAAAACGGGAGAAGTTGCAGTTAAAGGCGGTTGGCGGATTTATTCTAGTGGACCGGGAATTTATATGAATCAACTGATTTCCAATGGTTTAGGAATTCGTCAAGATGCTACGCATGTAATTTTTGATCCAATTATGACAACAGAAATGGATGGTCTAATCTTCCATTATCATCTGTTAGGACAACCAGTGGAAATTCATTATCATGTAAACGAACAAGTGCAACGAAAGGTTCAGATAAATGGAATTGAAATTCCTGTTGAGCTTGGGAAGAATCGTTATCGTGAAGGTGCTTCTATGATTGAGCATAACCTAGTAGAAGCTGCGTTGAAACAAGGAAATCGAATCGATATTTACGTATAA
- a CDS encoding energy-coupling factor transporter transmembrane component T: protein MQTALNSVHPVTSFCYYIGVILLSMLFLHPVFLICELLILVAYNLCQKNGEKMRKMLQGSWFFISAIAIINPLLNHRGSHFLFYLGRNPITLEAVVYGILMALSFSCLLIIFISYNSVITSHKFLYLFSRISPQVALLTMITIRFVPLFIRRLTTITAIQKTRGIQMETGKIKTRAHSGMRLVQILLVCSLEEALQTADSMEARGYGVKKRSTYLRYRFDMRDILSLIFGSVILISCIVGKLNGFGELQIYPELGTLGLTLIQNQLLLVLTLLFVSYPLILEGRELVWWHWQK, encoded by the coding sequence GTGCAGACAGCATTAAATTCAGTTCATCCAGTTACTAGTTTTTGTTATTATATCGGTGTTATCTTGTTAAGCATGCTATTTTTGCATCCGGTGTTTTTAATTTGCGAGCTACTTATTTTAGTTGCCTATAATCTTTGCCAAAAAAACGGCGAAAAAATGCGAAAAATGTTGCAAGGGTCATGGTTTTTTATCTCAGCAATTGCCATTATTAATCCATTACTGAATCATCGTGGTAGTCATTTTTTATTCTATTTGGGTCGAAATCCAATTACGCTAGAAGCCGTAGTTTATGGTATATTGATGGCCTTATCTTTTAGTTGTTTATTGATTATTTTTATTTCTTACAATAGTGTAATCACCAGTCATAAATTCCTCTATTTATTTTCAAGAATATCGCCACAAGTCGCCTTGTTAACTATGATTACGATTCGTTTTGTACCGTTATTTATTCGGCGATTAACCACCATAACAGCAATTCAGAAAACACGTGGAATTCAGATGGAAACTGGAAAAATCAAAACCCGAGCCCATAGTGGGATGCGTTTGGTTCAGATTTTACTAGTCTGTTCCTTAGAAGAAGCCTTGCAAACTGCAGATTCGATGGAAGCTCGGGGATATGGTGTGAAAAAACGTAGCACGTATCTAAGGTATCGATTTGATATGCGAGACATTCTTAGTTTGATTTTTGGTTCTGTTATTTTGATTAGTTGTATTGTTGGCAAATTAAATGGATTTGGTGAGTTACAAATTTATCCTGAACTAGGAACACTAGGCTTAACGCTAATCCAGAATCAGTTGTTATTGGTTTTAACGCTGTTATTTGTAAGTTATCCGCTTATTTTGGAAGGGAGGGAATTAGTATGGTGGCATTGGCAGAAATAA